GTGAAATTAGCTTACAGGAGTTAACGAAATATCCGATTATGGTATTGGAGAAGGGCGGTAATTCACGCGCTTTTCTGGAAAAGTACTGGAACGCCCATGGCTTGGTATTGCAGCCTGAGTTTGAATTAGGAACAATTGATTTGTTGATTCACTTTGCCAAAACCGGCTTAGGGATCTCCTGTGTGGTAAAGGATTTTATCGGAGAAGAACTGCAGAACGGGGAACTGTACGAAGTTAAGATGAAGGAACCAATTCCCAAACGGTCAATCGGTTTGGTGGTGTTGCGCGATGTCCCATTATCAACGGCTGCCCGGCAATTTGTCACACTTCTGACGGGCGATGGAAAGGCGAGTGTGAAAAATGGACGCTAATGTTAAATGGTATTTGGAGAAAAAAGTGGAAAGAACAATTGTGGGTTTGAAGAAGCATAATATGCAGGGGATTTATCTGGAGAATACGGTACAGCTCATGAATAAAATTGAAGAATTGATACCCGAAAATTCCCTTGTGGCGGTAGGCGATTCGATGACTCTTTTTGAAACAGGCGTCATTGAACGGTTGCGCAGTGGGAAATATCAGTTTCTCGATAAGTACGAACCTGGCCTTACCCGTATTGAAAAAGATCAGATCTACAGGCAGACGTTTTCCGCGGATACGTTTTTATGCAGTACAAATGCCTTAACGGAGACCGGCGAACTCTATAATATCGATGGAAACGGCAGCAGGGTTGCTGCGATGATTTATGGACCCAAACAGGTGATTATTGTCGCCGGAGTCAATAAAATTGTAAAAAATCTGGAAGAAGCGGAAATCAGGGTGAGAAATTACGCGGCACCGCTGGATGCCAAAAGATTAAATAAAAAAACACCGTGTACTACGGTTGGCTACTGTGTTGACTGCCAAAGTGAAGATCGAATCTGCAACGATTTTGTTGTGATTAAGCGGCAGTCTGATCCGAATCGGATCAAGGTAATCATTATGGGGGAAAGTTACGGTTATTAGTTCCCCGAAACGACTAATGCCATGAGAAAGTCTTACTTTACAAAGGCTACAGGGATTAAAGTTATATACAAAGAATTTAATGAAGATAATTATAAACAAGTCAGGGTGAGTTTATTGTGAACTTGAATCCGTTTTTTAAGCAAGTATACGATGTTGTCGAGCAAATACCTTGCGGCAGAGTGGCATCATATGGCCAGATCGCCCGGATGTTGGGACACCCTCGCGCGGCGCGTGTGGTCGGTTGGGCCATGCGTTGTTGCCCGGAGCATTTGCCGTGGCAGCGGGTCGTTATGGGAGACGGTTCCATTACCGGCGGCATGTATGCGAATATACGCAAGGCTCTTTTGGAAGCCGAAGGCGTAACTTTCCTAATGGACGGCCGCGTTGATATGAAGTCATGCAGCTGGCCTGACTGACTGCTAATCCAATATAAATGCTACTATGGATTTCTAAAGAACTCAAAGCTCATCAA
This genomic interval from Acetonema longum DSM 6540 contains the following:
- a CDS encoding lactate utilization protein — encoded protein: MDANVKWYLEKKVERTIVGLKKHNMQGIYLENTVQLMNKIEELIPENSLVAVGDSMTLFETGVIERLRSGKYQFLDKYEPGLTRIEKDQIYRQTFSADTFLCSTNALTETGELYNIDGNGSRVAAMIYGPKQVIIVAGVNKIVKNLEEAEIRVRNYAAPLDAKRLNKKTPCTTVGYCVDCQSEDRICNDFVVIKRQSDPNRIKVIIMGESYGY